One genomic segment of [Phormidium] sp. ETS-05 includes these proteins:
- a CDS encoding ATP-binding protein, whose translation MNSDKNHVSRGNILIVDDEPNNLRVLLNCLIANGYDARGVLNGEMGLKAALSEPPDLVLLDIMMPHMDGYQVCHEFKKNDNLKDIPIIFISAKYDSLDKVKAFRGGGIDYIPKPFQIEEVLARIENHLRLRQLQQELAQQNLWLQAEISQRQAAEQALQAQNAQLQREIRERERAEAELAKLNEDLARSNSELAQFVSIASHDLRSPLTTIKGYGQLFKMRHAQSLEAEGLRYIDRILDGCDRMLNLIDDLLQYSRLGKGGEQFSPVSTAEAVEEACQNLSLEINTNHAEIICRDLPVLTADFSQLRQLFQNLIGNAIKYRGEANPRVEVTAIAETEQYLFAIKDNGIGIEPESFPKIFQMFKRLHGPSEYPGTGIGLAICQKIVQLHGGRLWVESAPAQGSSFYFTIPILG comes from the coding sequence ATGAATAGTGACAAAAATCATGTCAGCAGAGGCAATATTTTAATTGTGGATGACGAGCCCAACAATTTGCGGGTATTATTGAATTGTTTAATCGCCAATGGCTATGATGCTCGCGGCGTCTTGAATGGGGAAATGGGGTTAAAAGCTGCCTTATCCGAGCCGCCTGATTTAGTCTTGCTAGATATTATGATGCCGCACATGGATGGATATCAGGTTTGCCATGAATTTAAAAAAAATGATAATTTAAAAGATATTCCCATCATTTTTATTAGTGCTAAATACGATAGCCTTGACAAGGTGAAAGCATTTCGGGGGGGTGGGATAGATTACATTCCTAAGCCGTTTCAGATTGAAGAGGTTTTGGCACGCATAGAAAACCATTTGCGTTTAAGGCAATTGCAGCAGGAACTAGCACAGCAAAATTTATGGCTGCAAGCGGAAATCAGCCAGCGTCAAGCAGCCGAGCAAGCTCTGCAAGCACAAAATGCCCAGCTACAACGAGAAATCAGAGAGCGGGAGCGGGCGGAAGCGGAGCTGGCTAAGCTGAACGAGGATTTGGCTCGTTCTAATAGCGAACTGGCACAATTTGTCAGCATTGCCTCTCACGATTTGCGCTCTCCTTTAACGACGATTAAAGGTTATGGTCAATTGTTCAAAATGCGTCACGCCCAGTCCTTAGAAGCGGAAGGGCTGCGGTATATCGATCGGATTCTCGATGGGTGCGATCGGATGCTGAACCTGATTGACGATTTATTGCAATATTCCCGATTAGGAAAAGGTGGAGAGCAGTTTAGTCCGGTTAGCACCGCCGAAGCTGTAGAAGAAGCCTGCCAAAATCTCAGTTTAGAAATCAACACCAATCATGCCGAGATTATCTGCCGCGACTTACCCGTACTCACGGCGGACTTTTCCCAATTGCGCCAGCTATTTCAAAATTTAATCGGTAATGCCATCAAATACCGAGGCGAAGCCAATCCCAGAGTAGAAGTTACCGCCATAGCCGAAACCGAGCAATACTTATTCGCCATTAAAGATAATGGCATTGGCATTGAGCCGGAATCGTTTCCCAAAATCTTTCAGATGTTTAAGCGCCTGCACGGTCCGAGCGAATATCCCGGCACTGGTATCGGTTTAGCGATTTGTCAAAAAATTGTTCAACTTCACGGCGGGCGCCTCTGGGTAGAATCAGCACCTGCTCAAGGTTCGAGTTTCTATTTTACCATCCCGATACTCGGCTGA